A genomic window from Solanum dulcamara chromosome 11, daSolDulc1.2, whole genome shotgun sequence includes:
- the LOC129874995 gene encoding protein FMP32, mitochondrial-like: protein MAACKRVGYFGPQVGALAGRNRLHRRLISNRAFDGKRFFLVDTLALVRKLEAKGVPTKQAEAITAAITEVLNDSLENVAQTFVSKADLQRLEMIQESKLSKFKSEVQSSQENHFSLLQHEIEKLKSDIEKMRSELRYEIDKVSAGHRLDLNLERGRIRDELANQNQETANLTNTLDREIHTLRAQLEAAKYDVIKYCIGTLVSISAVGLAVVRLLK, encoded by the exons ATGGCGGCATGTAAACGGGTCGGATATTTCGGACCTCAAGTCGGAGCTCTAGCCGGGCGCAACCGATTGCACCGCCGACTCATTTCGAACCGTGCTTTCGACGGCAAGCGCTTTTTCCTCGTCGACACTCTAGCTTTA GTGAGAAAATTGGAAGCGAAAGGGGTGCCTACGAAGCAAGCAGAGGCTATAACTGCTGCTATTACTGAAGTTTTGAACGATAGTTTGGAAAATGTAGCTCAGACTTTTGTTTCTAAAGCTGATTTGCAGAGA CTTGAGATGATTCAAGAATCCAAGTTGTCCAAATTTAAGTCCGAAGTTCAAAGCTCTCAG GAAAACCACTTTTCTCTACTGCAACATGAAATTGAAAAACTCAAAAGTGATATAGAAAAGATGCGCAGTGAATTGAG GTATGAAATTGACAAAGTCTCTGCTGGCCATAGGTTGGATCTCAATCTTGAAAGGGG GAGAATCCGAGATGAACTAGCAAATCAGAATCAAGAAACTGCTAATCTCACTAATACACTTGATCGA GAAATTCATACACTAAGAGCTCAGTTGGAAGCTGCAAAATATGATGTTATAAAATATTGCATAGGTACCCTTGTCTCTATATCTGCTGTTGGTTTGGCTGTAGTCCGCCTTTTGAAGTAA